Within Cucumis melo cultivar AY chromosome 4, USDA_Cmelo_AY_1.0, whole genome shotgun sequence, the genomic segment tacttttaccACTAGACTAAATCATGATAATTAAcatgatggaatttatattaaattaaagtaTATTGATGACGATAACAATTTTGAACTAAAGTTCATCTTTATTTCTCCCTATGCTTTATTTCAAAAGCGTGGGATGAAAGATCGAACATCTATCTTTAAAATGATAAGTCATACTAACTACCACTCAACACTttgcaaaatttaaattatCTCGTCATCAATATACTttagagaaataaatataaggtttgtttcaaaattttgagGCTCAAAGATAATTAGTACAActcttccattttaaaaatgaaagttGAATTCTTTGTTACACAAttgtcttattttatttttaattgtcatttttaatttagttactaAAACATTTCACTATTTTCTTACATGAAAGTTATTTTTAATATTGAATGAAATTGGATTGAAGTTAACTTTGAAAAAATAGGTTTAAGGTTTATGAGAAAGTAAATAAACTAAGAAACACATatacattaaaagaaaaaaacccttTAAAATACATAACTCCCTCTAAAATATATTTGTTGTCGTATTCTTTTTTAGCTCCAATTTTCTAATTGTTATGTTCATGTTTTTGTCGTTTACCTTAATTTTGTAGACTCACATGTATAATATATATGAAAGATCGTTTTCAATTATAACAAActaaagtattttaaaaaatatagcaacattttagaTTATAGTCATAATAGTCAGATAAATACGGATAGACAATGTTTACAATTAATAGAATCTAAAGTTTTGCTACATTTTGTAAATATCTATAGTACTTTAGTCATTTACGATAATTTgtcaaatttaatttataatcgTGTTACCTTTTTTTCTGCATTTAATTGCATTATTAGTTAACTTTGATTGTTaaacaaaaaagagaaattgGTGAATCAAATACATATATTCAACTTTTAATCGTCAAATGTCAAACTTACTAGTAGAAAGTGAGCTAAACTAAGAACATTGACATAATCTCCATTTATTGAGGTCGaagattcaatatttttctCCTAGATATCATACATGAAAACATTAATAATCAACTATTACATGTGTTTATTAACAAATCAATTTGTATCCATAAAGCAATGTCGGATATCTTTGACATATTTAATTCTTACCTATGAAACAACATCGTACTAAGTATTTTTCTCATTAGTAATTAATTGTTTTAccaaattatattaaaaattgtTTAACAAATCTTTATCAACACACCGATGAATGAAAATGATGTAAACAAATTATTTCCCATCAACACCAGCGTGTAAATGCAAACACGAGGCGTAGATGACGCCCAAATTTTCCTTAAAACAAACATATAACAGCTTGATgaaatcaattttaatattCCACAACGATACAAATACTTTGGAGGATATTTCCCAtgcaaattattattatttatgtttGTTATATTATGTTTGTTAAGTTCAACAATGGCAAGATAAAGGCCAAATCAATCCACATTTGAAAAGgcaataatattaaaattattatattacaAAATATCGGGGttctttcaaaaatattaaaaaaaaaaaaagtaaaatatttacactctatacaACAATTCAAAAAACGGAGAAAGCTTCTTtggatatgactacaatttatatatcttttcaatcctatcgtttaatttttgttacatttggctacttcaatctaaatgattttttttcaagattctttatgcacgatcttttattttttttacacgatcttttagattttgctattttttgtacacaacataaaaaaaatgaaagatgaaagaaatcgtagcgaaaaaaagagaaaaagtagaaagacgatgaaaaagtgaaaaaaaagaggaaaagaaaaaaacaatggaaaaattaaacgatgatgatagaaataaattgcaaaaaaaaggaaagaagaaagacgaaatatCAAGAgtaagacgatgaaagaaataacagGAGTAAaacgaatcgcgaggaagaaaataaagatggaaggacaaacttgtaatatttaaaaaatggctaacttgaTGGCTTATACTCAcagtaaatagtttggtatcttgttacatttacaaaagttttctaaaatatttataaatatagtaaaatatcattgtttattaatgataataaagGCTTATAGATTATAATCATCTATCACTTATAGATGTCGATAAATGTATGTCATTGTTTTTCATCGATGGACAATGATATTTTCATATATTCGGTATTCTGGGAAGCAATTTTGTCttatttattgttgattttttaaagaaaaaaatagtaattattatttttcactccatggattttgaaaacattgtccacaactttttatttttgattttttaaagaaaaaaatagtaattattatttttcactccatggattttgaaaacattgtccacaacttttaagaaaaatgttatAACTATTTAATCAATTCAATTGTTAATGTATATACTGTCAGTTGGGAAATTTGATTCTATTTTTTAtgtattttcctttctttccatGTAGAATTATTGCACTTTGCTACATTTACTTGTGTAATAATTTGAATGACAAGTGTgatttatttgataaaataatCGTATCCGAACTTTGAGATTTTATCTTCTTTCATCGTCAACAAGCACACATATTTTGCTATTGACTTTGTCGTTTAGGACCATGATGTCTTGCCATATCATGTCGCAACCATATTTAACGAATTTCGTTTTGCTCTATTCGATGAAGTTGATCTAAATCCTAAATCATCATTGGCCTACCTTAGTTCAAGATCTACACTCTTATCCACTAATGCTGCCCTTACCTTTGTTCACTAGAGTATTGTCGACAAGTATTCTATGGTATGGAACAAACTCTCCACGACTCTAGCTCACCACATTCAAATTTGCGGTAACTCAAATTAGTTGAGTTTACTTCCTCCACACATCATACCACGTTATTACTCATTCAAACTCCATGTATTATTATTCTTCTCATACATATATAAAATACCAATAAAATGACAATAGTACTTGAAACCACATATCAAAAAATAACTTAACATAACTCAGTATATGTTATTAATCACAAAGTCAAAAGATTCACATTTCAACGAccttataaattaaaaaactacaaaaaaaaaataacaataaaaatagatagaattataattaaagaaaaattgttaaaaatataatattttaaaaaataatcatattttatagaaaaatcaagttagtaattttgttatttttgtataaataatttatgaatTTCGTTAAAAATTCCATTTATGAGaatataaaataacatatatttTCAACCTAATTATTACTATTGTCGTAACTCTCATGGGTTTCAACTTTTGATTCGATGGTTCCCAGGTTAATCGGCCGGCATTAATGTCCCATCCGTGTAATCATCTTCGATGAATTAATGAATAAATGGGCATAAAAATGACACACAACCAATTATTTTTCATAACCCTTTGACAAATCATGAATGAAAAATACCTCTCTCAAAatattaaggaaaaaaaaagagtacaGACAAATTTATGTTATTAAAAGTTGTTCTCTAGATGTGGATGTCTGATATTACTATCAGAATtaagttttattatatttaccaTTCATTTAATTAGAATTTTGTTTGTAATATTTGTTGGCAAcatcaataatatatatatatatatatatatatatatatatatatatatatatatatatatagatacatacatacagttctctctctctcacttgACAACTAGGGTAATAGATTATCATGAACATATGTTAAGATAATTTGCATGGAGGCCTCAACGCCCGTTTATATCGAGACAATGTTTATTATATTATAACACAGAAGAAATATTGACAAATATTAACCGTGAGAAATTTTAAATCATTATTTGTTAatactttaaaattatttcaaatactaaaatgattaaaaaatatttacaaatatatcaaaaatTTCAAGATGATAGAACATTCTATTGAAACTTTTTATGTAATTGAAAAATTACAATGCAAACATCAAAAAACatttaataagaataataaacGTCAATCTTCAATTTAAAAgggaaattaaaattttataatctcATTTCCAATTTGCTATAAACTATTTCAAATTatatcataataaattaaaatataagttACCTACAAAAATTCTTAAATTTGCGGAACGTAAAACTTCAACGATACTTTAcgtaaaataaaatattatttaacatatattgtaatttgatatttcaaaacttatattaaaatataaaattcgATAATGTGAAAGGGGTACGTGTTCCACTGGCCTCTATGTAAATCCATCGATGTTTGTAGCCTCtactttttaataatttatattaaaaaattatggaaaatagtacaatcataaaaataatttaaaaacatGGCACAATAActctaaatataataaatattgacCAACCAATATgtagaattttttaaaatttaaatcttaCCTTCTAATGCACATATTTCAATAGCTTGCAGCAGTTATCAATTAATAacacatttttttcaaattgaaagttACCAAAAATAACAACTATCATAACTATGGATGATATTCATTGATAGTTACTATCAATAACAGTCACTGATAACACATTCCTTCAAATTAAAAGTTATGATCGATAGCAACTATCGATAATATTCATggataataattattaataatagcAATGGATGGCATTTACCAGTTTTTATTTATCTCCATGAAATATCTAAAAAcatataataataaacaaacaaacaaaccatCAGCTCTCTACTCCACTACTTAAACAAGACAGAGGCAGATTCTCAGATTCCTTAATCGCAATCGGCGCCATGGGGACGGAGGTAACAGAGACGCCGTTAACGGTGGACGAACTGTTAGAAAAAGAAGATATTTCTCCAATAGAGCAAGTCCGATTAACGGTAGCAACAACCGACGACGTGACACAACCGGTATGGACGTTTCGGATGTGGACGCTAGGTTTGATATCATGTTGCGCTATGTCGTTCGTGAACCAATTCTTCAGTTACCGCAAAGAGCCACTGGTGATCACTCAGATCACCGTCCAGGTGGTATCGCTCCCAATCGGAAGGTTCATGGCGGCCACTCTTCCCACCAGAAAGTTTCGGATCCCCGGGTTTGGGTCAAAGGAGTTCTCGTTCAACCCGGGTCCGTTTAACATGAAAGAGCACGTGCTTATTACAATATTTGCCAACGCTGGAAGCGCTTTCGGCAGTGGGTCGGCGTATGCGGTGGGGATTATTACCATTATCAAGGTTTTCTATTGGAGGaccatttctttctttaccTCGTGGCTTCTCGTTATCACTACCCAGGTgaattttggaaagaaaaaaaagaactttaatGGAAAAgtatttgattcaatttaaagataaaaatcGTGAGATTTTGTTGGATTGGTGTTATAGGTATTAGGTTACGGGTGGGCGGGTTTGATGAGGAAGTTCGTGGTTGAGCCGGCGCATATGTGGTGGCCGAATACTCTCGTGCAGATTTCCCTTTTCCGGTAATTaactaaagaaatattttttttcaacaaaattttctttttcttttttcatttagaatattttaatatttatccGATATTAAACAGTGAGAAGATTATTCTATACCGTAAATATTAAACAGTAGTTAAATTGTGAATAATTTGATCAACAAAAATACAGAGTGCACAGATACTTAATTATTGCTTTTTAATtgatataatttataattttaattttagtccCCTTTTTTCTTTGGAAATTTGTCAAAAATGGAAAGATTGATAACATATTTATGATTCATGtgtattgaattttgtttttaatgatttttcagtaaatagttttttttttcctatttttcaaAAATCTCTAATTCTGTTTGTATGGTGcgataaaatttcttaaataattTGTTTGTGTTGTGATGATTTTATACTAACTATATGAACTATTCATGAGGTTTAATTTAGTTGAACTgtatatataacacaaaattcttttttttttctctcttttaaatcaTAATCATAAGATAAAATTTGCAATTAAGCACGAAGAGTATTAATACTTTCCATAAATGTTAAGCTTAAAAATTCAGTTAACTAATGATAATAATTCTCCTAAAAGAAACACACAAAAATCTCTTTATTTTTCTTACAGACAGAAGTGATGAGTTTTTCTTACTATAACAAGTAGGGATGAACTCATCTTTCCTATtgttaaaattttgtttaataataattttgtttttttgtttttaatttttaatattaagtTTATAGATACCACTTTTAGTTTCAACTTTATTTCTTTGTAGTCTATATTTTATGAAATTTAGCTATATTTAAGAAATATGCACGTAATGATAAAacataaaaggaaaataaacttaattttaaaaatggaaatggTTCACAAGTAGACCTAAATAACTTATTATTCTTTTAACATATTACTATAAATTATTTTCTTGcaatttttggagaaagaaattaaattgaGGCAATGGCAGGACATTacacgaagaagaagaagaaggcgaGAAGCGAACATCACGTATAAAATTCTTCCTAATAGTTCTTACAGCCAGTTTCACATGGTACATATTCCCAGGCTACATCTTCCAAACCCTTCAAAGCATATCATGGGTCTGTTGGGCCTTTCCCCATTCAGTAACGGCTCATCAACTCGGCTCGGGCTTCTCAGGCCTCGGGTTCGGTTCATTTTCTCTTGACTGGTCCACCGTGGCTTCGTTCTTAGGCAGCCCTCTGATCACCCCGTTCTTCGCCGTCGTAAACATCTTCGTTGGCTACGTGGTGCTCATCTACGTGGTGATCCCTACTGCCTATTGGGGATTGAACGTGTTCAATGCCAAAACGTTCCCAATATTTTCATCGGATCTGTTCACTTCGAGCGGGCAGGAGTATGATATAACTTCCATTGTTGATAATAATTTTGAGCTAAACACGGATGCGTACGGGCAAGTTGGAAGGGTCAATTTAAGCTCGTTCTTTGCTATTACTTATGGCTTTGGTTTTGCTGCCATTGCCGCTACTCTTACCCACGTTGCTTTGTTTCATGGCAGGTCagatttttaatttattcattattattaattattctCTTACGTTAAACTATTTTTTAATGACGTTAAATCTATTTAGTTTTTATGATGAAAGATCATATTCATTATTTGTTGAATTGAGTTCACATTGATTTATATCgtaacttttaaaataattaaatgaaatttaattagcctttttgaaagaaatatataacaacaaaaCAATATTTGAGAAACCAAAGCTTGCCTATTTGGGTATATTAGTTTGCCTATTCGGAGAAAATACAAATTGATTAGTTTATGTTgctttttatttaaaaggaaattgAACCCATTGAAAGCaaaatattaataacaaaaaatcATTGTAATTGATTTTGTCATAAAGTATAATAGTTTGTCCATTTTACCATTTTTGACAATTCCTTCTAAACATTATAATACTATgtatatttgttattatttagaCAAATAcaagaataaaaaacaaaacatctattttaaaagttagatatataaatttttttaaaaaaaatccaattttAAAAAGGAACAAAACGACACATCCAAAACAAAAGCTAAAATAAAAATGGAGAATGGAAAGAAAACGTAAAGagaaaaaggcaaagaattGACAACCATACTGAATCAAAGACAAAGAGATCATTGGTTTTGTCATTATTTATTGAATATGGATTTGTTTCTCTACTTCTATAAAATTAACAGTAAGTTTGTTTGGATTTTTCGTTGGTCCCAAAACCAACAAAATCATACTAAATTAATcactagaaaaataaattagaaaatcaAACCATTAAATGTTTGCTaagatttttaaataatttaagataacaaaaatttttggtctatcggtgatgttttgattcattttgtAGCATTTGAATCGTAATaaataatcaatttttttttacttaatttaTAAAACTAATTACTGGTTGTAACATCATCATTATTGTGATTATAATATGTTAGGGAGATAGTTAGAAAATTCAGAGCTTCATCAGAAGGGAAGGAAGACATCCACACAAGGCTTATGAGGAGTTATAAAGACATTCCATCCTGGTGGTTTCATGTAGTGTTATTAGTGGCAATAGCCGCCTCCCTTGCGCTTTGCATTTTCTTGAAGAAGGAGGTTCAGTTGCCTTGGTGGGGTCTCCTTTTTGCAGCTGCCCTTGCTTTCATTTTCACTCTCCCAATTAGCATCATCACAGCCACCACTAATCAGGTAATTAATTAACcaaaaactttttcttttctttttaattttatacaaAGAATTGAATGTATGGTGCAGACTCCAGGGCTGAATATTATAACAGAGTATTTGATGGGAGTGATATTGCCTGGAAGGCCAATAGCCAATGTATGCTTCAAGACTTATGGATATATAAGCATGGCCCAAGCAGTTAGCTTTCTGAATGATT encodes:
- the LOC103504008 gene encoding oligopeptide transporter 4-like, giving the protein MGTEVTETPLTVDELLEKEDISPIEQVRLTVATTDDVTQPVWTFRMWTLGLISCCAMSFVNQFFSYRKEPLVITQITVQVVSLPIGRFMAATLPTRKFRIPGFGSKEFSFNPGPFNMKEHVLITIFANAGSAFGSGSAYAVGIITIIKVFYWRTISFFTSWLLVITTQVLGYGWAGLMRKFVVEPAHMWWPNTLVQISLFRTLHEEEEEGEKRTSRIKFFLIVLTASFTWYIFPGYIFQTLQSISWVCWAFPHSVTAHQLGSGFSGLGFGSFSLDWSTVASFLGSPLITPFFAVVNIFVGYVVLIYVVIPTAYWGLNVFNAKTFPIFSSDLFTSSGQEYDITSIVDNNFELNTDAYGQVGRVNLSSFFAITYGFGFAAIAATLTHVALFHGREIVRKFRASSEGKEDIHTRLMRSYKDIPSWWFHVVLLVAIAASLALCIFLKKEVQLPWWGLLFAAALAFIFTLPISIITATTNQTPGLNIITEYLMGVILPGRPIANVCFKTYGYISMAQAVSFLNDFKLGHYMKIPPRSMFLVQLIGTVIAGTINVSVAWWLLSSVDQICHQSASSNSPWTCPGDRVFFDASVIWGLVGPKRIFGSQGNYPALNWFFLAGILGPSLVYLLHRIFPNQSWIPLINLPVLFGATASMPPAAPINYNSWILVGTIFNYFLFRYRKKWWQRYNYILSAALDAGVAFMALLIHFTFGVRNVHMNWWGSNPIDTDHCLLASCPTAKGVVVDGCPVF